The Punica granatum isolate Tunisia-2019 chromosome 4, ASM765513v2, whole genome shotgun sequence genome has a window encoding:
- the LOC116202614 gene encoding uncharacterized protein LOC116202614: protein MGIDLCSENSSMSPRISFSHDLSLSDILPIEHRPFRSNSMGPNSSFDFDFVPLDQEPSSADEIFSDGKILPIQIKKKATGASSSAWKDHPMPDESRKQGGGSSGVINTEAEEKPSLGSGSGSKSFWRFKRSRSLNSGSGHGRSLSICPLPLLSRSNSTGSAAPYVKNSTFSKENSDSNSSSKKQSLKNANLSSPLKPSQASSSSSSTSFSGSYQKPPLRRGNGMKVNPVLNVPSGNLFGLSSVFFSGKDKASKRK from the coding sequence ATGGGAATCGACCTCTGCTCGGAGAATTCAAGCATGAGTCCAAGGATTTCATTCTCCCATGATCTCTCCCTCTCAGACATCCTGCCCATAGAGCACCGGCCCTTCCGGTCGAACTCCATGGGGCCCAACTCGAGCTTCGACTTCGACTTCGTCCCGCTTGATCAGGAGCCCTCTTCCGCGGACGAGATCTTCTCAGATGGGAAAATCCTCCCGATCCAGATCAAGAAGAAGGCAACCGGCGCTTCATCATCTGCCTGGAAGGATCATCCAATGCCAGATGAATCGAGGAAGCAGGGCGGCGGCTCGAGTGGAGTAATCAATACTGAAGCAGAGGAAAAGCCAAGTTTGGGTTCGGGTTCGGGGTCCAAGTCCTTCTGGAGGTTCAAGAGGAGCAGGAGCTTGAACTCTGGGAGTGGCCATGGAAGAAGCCTGAGCATATGCCCTCTGCCTCTCCTGTCAAGGAGCAACTCGACTGGGTCCGCGGCTCCCTACGTGAAGAACTCAACATTCTCCAAGGAAAACAGTGACAGCAATTCCAGCAGCAAGAAGCAGTCTCTTAAGAATGCCAACCTTTCTTCCCCATTGAAGCCATCCcaagcttcttcttcatcatcatcaacatcTTTCAGTGGCAGTTATCAGAAGCCGCCACTGAGGAGGGGGAACGGGATGAAGGTTAATCCTGTGTTGAATGTGCCTTCGGGGAATTTGTTTGGGTTGAGTTCGGTGTTCTTCAGTGGGAAAGACAAGGCCAGTAAGAGGAAGTGA